A single Fibrobacter succinogenes DNA region contains:
- a CDS encoding ABC transporter ATP-binding protein, with protein MNISLKNISFSYSDSLDDAILKNLNLEIRSGECVVLAGESGCGKTTISKLINGLIPHYHSGTMDGDVQLGDKNTADMTLAEISRVVGSVFQNPRSQFFNIDTDCELAFGCENLGMDPEEIKQRVENVVQEFHLEHLLGRSIFNLSGGEKQKIACASVAATDPEIFVLDEPSANLDLKTVADLAEIIKFWKSRGKTVVVVEHRIHYLREIADRICYVKDGSIAHEWTPAELEAKGPEYAASLGLRCMNLEQLREGMVRQAHRHNDIASGEIDDVASDKNNVIASEAKQSIIFDNLTFSYHRKHLILDIDRLELPCGQITALIGHNGAGKSTLAQVLCGLQGSWRQKRAARKRGTYLIMQDVNHQLFTESVLDEVLLGMKPQDEKLALEILEGLNLKQYADNHPMALSGGQKQRVAIGSGISSGCDVVVFDEPTSGLDYRQMLAVSATLKKLAASGKTLLVITHDPEFILNSCQSVVRMEYGKVVEQYPLLGNQEKLIEAMLNV; from the coding sequence ATGAACATTTCTTTAAAAAACATTTCCTTTTCTTACTCCGATTCCCTGGATGATGCGATTCTCAAGAATTTGAATTTGGAGATTCGTTCGGGCGAGTGCGTTGTGCTGGCGGGGGAGTCGGGTTGCGGAAAGACGACGATTTCAAAACTCATTAACGGTTTGATTCCGCATTACCATTCGGGAACGATGGATGGTGATGTGCAGCTCGGCGACAAGAATACCGCCGATATGACGCTTGCCGAAATTTCAAGAGTCGTGGGTTCCGTTTTCCAGAATCCGCGTTCGCAATTTTTCAACATTGATACGGATTGCGAACTTGCTTTTGGTTGCGAAAATTTGGGAATGGATCCCGAAGAAATCAAACAGCGCGTGGAAAATGTTGTCCAGGAATTTCATTTAGAGCATTTGCTGGGTCGTAGCATTTTTAACCTTTCGGGCGGCGAAAAACAGAAAATCGCGTGTGCGTCTGTTGCGGCGACGGACCCTGAAATTTTTGTGCTCGACGAGCCTTCGGCTAATCTTGACTTGAAAACTGTCGCAGACCTCGCCGAAATTATCAAGTTCTGGAAATCTCGCGGCAAGACCGTTGTTGTCGTGGAACACCGCATCCATTACTTGCGCGAAATTGCAGACCGGATTTGCTATGTAAAAGACGGCAGCATTGCACACGAATGGACTCCAGCGGAACTAGAAGCGAAAGGTCCGGAATATGCGGCAAGCCTCGGACTGCGTTGCATGAATTTGGAACAATTGCGCGAAGGGATGGTTCGGCAAGCGCACCGACATAACGACATTGCGAGCGGTGAAATTGACGATGTTGCGAGCGACAAAAATAACGTCATTGCGAGCGAAGCGAAGCAATCTATCATTTTCGACAATCTCACTTTCTCATACCATCGCAAGCATCTGATTTTAGATATTGATCGTCTTGAACTCCCGTGTGGGCAAATTACGGCGCTGATTGGTCATAACGGTGCTGGCAAATCGACGCTTGCGCAAGTATTGTGCGGATTGCAGGGCTCTTGGCGTCAAAAGCGTGCGGCTCGCAAGCGCGGCACGTACTTGATTATGCAAGATGTGAACCATCAGCTTTTTACCGAAAGCGTTCTGGATGAAGTCCTGCTCGGCATGAAACCGCAAGATGAAAAGTTGGCTCTTGAAATTCTTGAAGGTCTCAATCTCAAACAATATGCGGACAATCATCCGATGGCTCTTTCGGGCGGGCAAAAACAGCGTGTCGCTATCGGCAGCGGAATTTCGAGCGGGTGCGATGTTGTTGTGTTTGACGAACCCACAAGCGGTCTTGACTATAGGCAAATGCTTGCTGTTTCTGCGACGCTTAAAAAGCTTGCCGCCAGCGGAAAAACGCTACTCGTGATTACGCATGACCCTGAATTTATTTTAAACAGTTGTCAATCCGTGGTTCGCATGGAATACGGAAAAGTCGTAGAACAGTATCCGCTGTTAGGCAATCAGGAAAAATTGATAGAAGCGATGCTGAATGTGTAG
- a CDS encoding MATE family efflux transporter yields the protein MEIKLSDHFTYPRLLRFVLPSILTLFFTTIYSIVDGIFVSNFVGKTAFAAVNFVMPILMFLASVGVMMGAGGSALVAKLLGEQNKVKANQVFSMIVYTMFAFGIIVSIAISFFMENIVCFLGANGELLTQATHYGRIAVLGGTAFIFQHIFYCFFIVAERPKLSFIVTVVAGVTNILLDLVFIVILKWGISGAAFATVIGQMVGGIVPLIFFLLPNKTPLSLVKPCFDGSALLTTSTNGISELVSNIAMSVVSMLYNYQLIKFAGDTGVAAYGAIMYTSYIFSTIYMGYSFGRAPIVSYHYGASNTEELKNLFRKDLVIVIFAGFLLTATSEILAYPLAYIFGSYDLNLFEMIRHGIYIYSFAYLLMGVNYAGSSFFTALNNGLVSGLISFFRTFLFEILAVLTLPIAFGVDGIWASTVVAEVASFIFTAACLVRYRKKYGYY from the coding sequence ATGGAAATAAAACTTTCAGACCACTTTACATATCCACGGCTACTACGCTTTGTTCTGCCATCTATTTTAACATTATTTTTCACTACAATTTACAGCATAGTCGACGGAATTTTCGTATCGAATTTTGTCGGTAAAACAGCATTTGCCGCAGTAAATTTCGTCATGCCGATTCTTATGTTTCTTGCTTCTGTCGGCGTAATGATGGGAGCTGGCGGCAGCGCCCTTGTTGCAAAGCTTTTGGGCGAACAGAATAAGGTCAAGGCAAATCAGGTCTTTTCGATGATTGTCTATACCATGTTCGCATTTGGAATCATCGTAAGTATTGCCATCTCGTTTTTCATGGAAAATATCGTATGCTTTTTGGGAGCAAACGGTGAATTACTTACTCAAGCAACCCACTATGGGCGCATTGCCGTTCTCGGCGGAACCGCGTTCATATTCCAGCATATTTTCTATTGTTTTTTTATCGTAGCGGAACGGCCAAAATTAAGTTTTATAGTTACGGTCGTAGCGGGCGTCACCAATATTTTATTAGACCTTGTTTTTATCGTCATTTTAAAATGGGGGATTTCCGGAGCGGCATTTGCAACGGTAATCGGCCAGATGGTTGGCGGGATTGTCCCCTTGATATTTTTCCTTTTGCCCAACAAGACTCCATTGAGTCTTGTAAAGCCTTGCTTTGATGGTTCAGCACTGTTAACGACTTCGACAAACGGTATTTCCGAATTGGTATCAAATATCGCCATGTCAGTTGTAAGCATGCTCTACAATTACCAGCTTATCAAATTCGCAGGCGATACAGGTGTAGCCGCTTATGGAGCCATTATGTATACAAGCTACATATTCTCAACCATTTATATGGGGTATTCATTTGGCAGAGCTCCTATCGTAAGTTATCACTACGGCGCTAGCAATACAGAAGAACTCAAAAATCTGTTCAGGAAAGATTTGGTCATCGTCATCTTCGCAGGCTTCTTGCTAACGGCAACCTCTGAAATTTTAGCATATCCACTCGCATACATTTTTGGAAGCTACGATCTCAATTTATTCGAAATGATCCGTCACGGCATATACATTTATTCTTTCGCCTATTTACTGATGGGAGTAAACTACGCAGGGTCCTCGTTTTTCACCGCTTTAAACAACGGGTTGGTCTCAGGCCTTATCTCTTTCTTCAGGACTTTCCTTTTTGAGATCCTAGCCGTACTCACGCTACCCATTGCATTCGGAGTCGATGGAATTTGGGCGTCGACCGTGGTTGCAGAAGTCGCATCATTTATATTTACGGCAGCTTGCCTTGTGCGATACCGAAAGAAATATGGTTACTATTGA
- a CDS encoding AraC family transcriptional regulator: MKRKPTNANNIKKADLSLLDFLKQSNTVPGKIVFFENIEGLDTSGYFYIQGLALFLIEKGHSTIEVNTTTYELEKGCIFVVFPGQIIHVISISNDIKPLCIACSMDMMNDLMSQVKDSLQLFQHAKQSPFQKKDGEKFEQIKKSFRHLQEKIKLTKDNRYHYQIIKNLVLSIAFECIDILTEKSIEPQGSNRKKALFNAFLQKVEEEHRQNHSVKYYADELFITPKYLSTVIEEMSGKGAKQWIDEYIALDAKVLLQSTQKDIQEISNELNFIDVGFFGKFFKRMTGMTPKAFREKKE; the protein is encoded by the coding sequence ATGAAAAGAAAGCCTACAAACGCAAATAACATAAAGAAAGCCGACCTTTCCCTATTAGATTTTTTGAAGCAGTCAAACACTGTTCCTGGGAAAATTGTCTTTTTTGAAAACATTGAAGGGCTAGACACATCTGGCTATTTTTACATACAAGGTCTTGCATTATTTTTAATTGAAAAAGGCCACAGCACAATCGAAGTGAACACAACGACATACGAGTTGGAAAAAGGCTGTATTTTTGTCGTATTTCCAGGGCAAATCATCCATGTTATCAGCATAAGCAATGACATTAAACCGTTATGTATCGCGTGTTCAATGGACATGATGAACGACTTAATGTCTCAAGTCAAAGACAGTTTACAACTTTTTCAGCATGCAAAACAATCGCCATTCCAGAAAAAGGATGGTGAAAAATTTGAACAAATAAAAAAATCGTTCAGACACCTGCAAGAAAAAATTAAACTCACAAAAGACAATCGCTACCATTATCAAATCATTAAGAACCTTGTACTATCCATTGCGTTTGAATGCATCGACATTTTAACAGAAAAAAGCATTGAGCCGCAAGGTTCTAATCGAAAAAAAGCTTTATTCAACGCATTTCTGCAAAAAGTCGAAGAAGAACACCGCCAAAATCACAGTGTCAAATATTACGCTGACGAACTTTTCATCACCCCCAAATACCTTTCTACAGTCATTGAAGAAATGAGCGGCAAAGGCGCAAAACAATGGATTGACGAATACATCGCCCTAGACGCCAAGGTTCTTTTACAATCAACGCAAAAAGACATTCAAGAAATTTCAAACGAGCTGAACTTTATTGATGTAGGCTTCTTCGGGAAATTTTTCAAGCGCATGACAGGGATGACGCCCAAAGCCTTCCGCGAGAAAAAGGAATAA
- a CDS encoding DMT family transporter has protein sequence MNKKLIAIFYAILAAAFYALNVPCSKILLGHISPVFMAGLLYIGAGFGVGILYLFHIKHEPQLERLDRNDFPYTLGMVLLDIVAPILLMFGVKYGTSSNASLLGNFEIVATTLIAFFIFRERVSLCLWLAILFITASSFILSFENIQAFNFSIGSIFVLGATICWGLENNCTRKISDKSTYQIVTIKGLCSGIGSIVVSLTTGEMNFAAKYIPLALLLGFVAYGLSIFTYIRAQKYLGAAKTSAFYAIAPFIGVLFSVVLLNEKITLQYIVALLVMIIGTTFVVYETLDRTHST, from the coding sequence ATGAACAAGAAACTCATTGCAATTTTTTACGCTATTCTAGCTGCCGCATTTTACGCATTGAACGTTCCTTGTTCAAAAATATTACTTGGTCATATTTCACCTGTTTTTATGGCAGGGTTACTTTATATCGGTGCAGGATTCGGTGTTGGTATTCTCTACTTATTTCACATCAAGCACGAGCCCCAATTAGAACGATTAGATAGGAACGATTTTCCTTACACGTTGGGAATGGTATTACTCGACATCGTCGCGCCCATTTTGCTTATGTTTGGCGTAAAGTACGGAACATCCAGCAATGCATCTCTGCTCGGAAACTTTGAAATCGTCGCGACAACACTGATTGCATTTTTCATTTTCAGAGAAAGAGTTTCTTTATGTTTATGGCTTGCCATTTTGTTTATTACGGCGTCCAGTTTCATCCTCTCGTTTGAAAATATCCAAGCTTTTAATTTTTCAATTGGTTCCATTTTCGTTCTCGGAGCGACCATCTGCTGGGGGCTAGAAAACAACTGCACCCGCAAAATTTCGGATAAAAGCACATACCAGATTGTGACCATAAAAGGCCTCTGTTCCGGAATCGGTTCCATCGTCGTTTCGCTTACTACAGGCGAAATGAATTTTGCCGCAAAATACATCCCGCTCGCCCTGCTGCTCGGCTTTGTGGCTTACGGTCTGAGCATTTTTACATACATCCGAGCACAAAAATATCTGGGCGCCGCAAAGACAAGTGCGTTTTACGCTATAGCGCCATTTATTGGCGTCCTATTTTCTGTCGTACTCCTGAACGAAAAAATCACGCTGCAATACATCGTGGCACTCTTGGTCATGATTATCGGGACGACGTTCGTCGTTTACGAAACACTTGACCGCACGCACTCTACATAA
- a CDS encoding RND family transporter has protein sequence MQVSRVNKVFARLGRFQIKFRWLILLATILVTLAACLGLPQLQMTSSEEEWFDDWDKVKIDQAHFNNVFGSDDGYMVMVRANDVFAPEVLSAIDRLSKRLENEVPYADRVVSLTHNLSIPIANNEGFEVIDPFESGIPTDSAQLAAKKSLIMSRESLVNNIVSDDAKETWVILSLKSYEGGIDFGKDSIAPFARNVILSDEFKSDKFEMLPTGMSYTEMEENEVISRECAMRIGIGFTVMLACLILFVRSLRGVIVPAIATVGGIASVLGVNAWLGIVGDESMVALPILLGMALSVGYSIHYINSFRMHFRRTGNRRESVINAVEETGWPILFTVITTVASLISFLFAGIRPIRWIGGISAGIVFMVYLYVIILIPILMSFGKNAKPDPTEVKTAGATKADILFEFFGRKVCRHSGIIAAISAAIMLLQIPGVMNIDVNMDYTKTMGEKIPFVTRLMDMLSGKLGSLYDFNVMIEFNESDALKNPVNMKRIESLEQKLGTLQLTKISGDKPRVQSVTRLVKEMNRTLNSDSTEYYKIPDAQDMLTQLLFLYEISDADALFERMDEDYKTTFIHIELSGYDAKKIVEDLDSAKSYAAQIFPDAKTSIVGEVVNYAEMNGKLVNGLLRSFGGSFVIIAIMMILAFGSIKAGLIGMIPNVAPVLLIGGVMGYSGMPLDMITMIVMPMILGIAVDDTIHMNNHIKYGYERTSSYKKALLLSYREIGKTMGMTTFILCAMFFVFIFSPMGALHNVGLLSIIGLAAALIADYTLTTALVYVTKPYGREKRS, from the coding sequence ATGCAAGTTTCTCGAGTTAATAAAGTTTTCGCCCGCCTGGGGCGTTTTCAAATTAAATTCCGTTGGCTGATTTTACTTGCAACAATTCTTGTGACTCTCGCCGCATGCCTCGGGCTTCCGCAATTGCAAATGACCAGCAGCGAAGAAGAATGGTTCGATGATTGGGACAAAGTCAAAATTGACCAAGCGCACTTCAATAACGTTTTCGGCAGCGATGACGGCTACATGGTGATGGTCCGTGCTAACGATGTTTTCGCCCCCGAAGTTTTAAGCGCCATCGACCGACTTTCCAAGCGTCTCGAAAATGAGGTCCCTTACGCCGACCGCGTTGTTTCACTCACACACAACTTATCCATCCCTATTGCAAATAACGAAGGCTTCGAAGTCATCGACCCGTTCGAAAGCGGCATCCCGACAGATTCAGCACAGCTCGCCGCCAAGAAATCGCTCATCATGAGCCGAGAATCTCTCGTGAACAACATCGTCTCCGACGACGCGAAAGAAACATGGGTTATTCTCTCGTTGAAATCATACGAAGGAGGCATCGATTTCGGCAAAGACAGTATCGCGCCTTTCGCTCGCAACGTCATTCTCTCCGATGAATTCAAAAGCGACAAGTTCGAGATGCTCCCAACCGGCATGAGCTACACCGAAATGGAAGAAAACGAAGTCATCTCGCGTGAATGCGCTATGCGCATTGGTATTGGCTTTACCGTCATGCTTGCATGCCTTATTTTATTTGTACGTTCCTTGCGCGGAGTCATTGTCCCCGCCATCGCAACCGTCGGAGGAATCGCCTCAGTGCTCGGCGTAAACGCTTGGCTCGGTATCGTCGGCGACGAAAGCATGGTCGCACTCCCCATACTTTTAGGCATGGCACTTTCGGTCGGCTACTCCATCCATTACATCAATTCATTCCGCATGCACTTTAGGCGCACGGGCAACCGCCGCGAATCCGTGATAAACGCTGTCGAAGAAACCGGCTGGCCGATCCTCTTTACCGTCATTACCACCGTTGCCTCGCTGATTTCGTTCCTGTTCGCAGGCATCCGCCCCATCCGCTGGATCGGCGGCATTTCGGCAGGCATCGTCTTCATGGTTTATTTGTACGTCATTATCTTGATTCCGATTCTCATGAGCTTCGGCAAAAACGCAAAGCCCGACCCGACAGAAGTGAAAACGGCCGGCGCCACCAAGGCCGACATCCTCTTTGAATTCTTCGGTCGCAAAGTTTGCAGGCACAGCGGCATCATCGCTGCAATTTCCGCCGCCATAATGTTGTTGCAAATTCCAGGCGTGATGAACATTGACGTGAACATGGACTACACAAAAACGATGGGCGAAAAAATCCCGTTCGTCACAAGGCTTATGGACATGCTTAGCGGCAAACTCGGAAGCCTCTACGATTTCAACGTAATGATTGAATTCAACGAAAGTGATGCACTGAAAAATCCAGTCAACATGAAACGTATCGAATCCCTCGAACAAAAACTCGGCACGCTCCAGCTCACAAAAATTTCAGGAGACAAACCCCGCGTTCAATCCGTAACGCGGCTCGTGAAAGAAATGAACCGCACGCTGAACAGCGACAGCACAGAATACTACAAGATTCCCGATGCGCAGGACATGCTCACGCAACTGCTGTTCCTCTACGAAATTTCAGATGCCGACGCGCTCTTTGAACGCATGGACGAAGATTACAAAACGACATTCATCCACATAGAACTCTCTGGGTACGATGCCAAGAAAATCGTTGAAGACCTCGATTCCGCAAAATCGTACGCCGCGCAAATTTTCCCGGACGCTAAAACTTCAATCGTCGGCGAAGTCGTGAACTATGCCGAAATGAACGGCAAGCTCGTAAATGGACTGTTGCGTTCGTTCGGAGGTTCATTTGTCATCATCGCCATCATGATGATTCTCGCATTCGGGAGCATCAAGGCGGGCCTCATCGGCATGATTCCAAACGTCGCCCCCGTACTTTTAATCGGTGGCGTCATGGGCTATTCGGGAATGCCACTTGACATGATAACGATGATCGTCATGCCGATGATTTTGGGCATCGCCGTTGACGACACCATCCACATGAACAATCACATCAAATACGGTTACGAACGCACGAGCAGCTACAAAAAAGCGCTATTGCTCTCTTACCGCGAAATCGGAAAGACGATGGGTATGACAACATTCATTCTCTGCGCAATGTTCTTCGTGTTCATCTTCAGCCCCATGGGCGCACTGCACAACGTCGGATTACTCTCCATCATTGGTCTTGCAGCAGCCCTCATTGCCGATTACACGCTCACCACCGCCCTTGTGTACGTCACCAAGCCGTATGGGAGAGAGAAACGCTCGTAA
- a CDS encoding energy-coupling factor transporter transmembrane component T: MNASDLQNSVIARNEVTKQSRNLAFALDPRTKLFLAVVANGMVFTAPLFYSLLMVVVTSILLLFEGKWKFVCAFFFVYLTAGFFFDFVKNLDIGTSGTIILASLFLMYRIMPACVVLYYVITTTKVNEFLACMSRMHISNKVTIPLIVMIRFFPTVYDESRAIGNAMRMRGIRLFSLRTLKNPVAFLEYRLVPLLVSITKIGDELSIAAVTRGLSTDTKRTCVAKIGFRWADAAVWAYCIVVVVMFLLRN; the protein is encoded by the coding sequence TTGAACGCATCGGACTTGCAAAATAGCGTCATTGCGAGGAACGAAGTGACGAAGCAATCTAGGAATCTTGCGTTTGCATTAGATCCGCGTACAAAACTGTTTTTAGCGGTGGTGGCAAACGGCATGGTTTTTACCGCTCCACTATTCTATAGTTTGTTGATGGTTGTTGTAACGTCTATATTGCTATTATTTGAGGGAAAGTGGAAATTTGTTTGCGCTTTCTTTTTTGTTTATTTGACTGCTGGCTTTTTCTTTGATTTTGTGAAAAATTTGGATATTGGTACCTCGGGTACGATAATTCTTGCGTCGTTGTTTTTGATGTACCGCATTATGCCGGCCTGCGTTGTGCTTTATTATGTGATAACAACTACCAAGGTCAATGAATTTTTGGCATGCATGTCGCGGATGCATATTTCGAACAAGGTGACGATACCCTTAATTGTGATGATTCGATTTTTCCCTACGGTGTATGATGAATCCCGTGCGATTGGCAATGCGATGCGGATGCGCGGAATCCGTTTGTTCAGTTTGCGGACGCTGAAAAATCCGGTGGCGTTTCTTGAATATCGGCTAGTACCGCTTTTGGTTTCTATTACGAAAATTGGCGATGAACTTTCGATTGCCGCAGTAACGCGTGGACTCTCGACGGATACGAAACGCACTTGCGTTGCAAAGATTGGGTTCCGCTGGGCGGATGCTGCTGTGTGGGCTTATTGTATTGTTGTGGTTGTAATGTTTTTACTCCGTAATTAG
- a CDS encoding efflux RND transporter periplasmic adaptor subunit: MNTKLYILPLLILSLVACESDFNSRNDKKIAQKQTPIVKVETIVAKNSNVGSSLRYAGSIAEVATTMVSFSSPGTVKSVHVTEGKKMNKGALVATLDDTSAKSALEIASALKNQAEDARARMEKLHENKTISEIQWMDVESKYRQAIAAEKLAQKALDDCKLYAPATGIVVGKSLEIGQNVVPSSPVFRIVNIATVKAVASVPEKDVAMLNVGDKVEVRVGALGDKTFEGKITNKGISANPLSRSYQIEAELKNKSGELLPGMLLEMFIDSKNSLAGVELPASAVLLDEYNRSFVWVVRGGKTMRKNVETSLGNGSQLLVQGIDDGDSVVVKGMSKVGEGDRVQTANQAVAR; this comes from the coding sequence ATGAATACGAAATTGTACATACTTCCTCTTTTGATATTGTCTCTTGTTGCTTGCGAAAGTGACTTCAATTCTCGCAATGACAAGAAAATCGCTCAGAAACAAACGCCGATAGTTAAAGTCGAGACTATTGTCGCTAAGAATTCAAATGTCGGCAGTTCGTTGCGTTACGCGGGTTCTATAGCCGAAGTCGCGACAACGATGGTAAGCTTTTCTTCGCCGGGGACGGTGAAGTCGGTGCATGTGACCGAAGGCAAAAAGATGAACAAGGGTGCGCTCGTGGCGACCTTGGATGATACTTCTGCAAAGAGTGCCTTGGAGATTGCCTCTGCTTTGAAAAATCAGGCGGAAGATGCGCGCGCCCGTATGGAAAAGTTGCATGAGAACAAGACCATTTCTGAAATCCAGTGGATGGATGTTGAAAGTAAATATAGGCAGGCTATTGCTGCGGAGAAACTTGCGCAAAAGGCGCTGGATGATTGCAAACTTTACGCCCCTGCAACGGGAATTGTTGTGGGCAAATCGCTTGAAATCGGGCAGAATGTTGTACCGAGTTCTCCTGTGTTTCGCATTGTGAATATCGCGACGGTCAAGGCGGTTGCCTCCGTTCCCGAAAAAGATGTTGCTATGCTCAATGTGGGTGACAAAGTAGAAGTCCGTGTCGGTGCACTTGGCGATAAAACTTTTGAAGGGAAGATTACAAATAAGGGAATTTCTGCTAATCCGCTTTCGCGTTCTTACCAAATCGAAGCTGAACTGAAAAATAAGAGTGGCGAGCTTTTGCCGGGAATGCTTTTGGAAATGTTCATCGATAGTAAAAATTCTCTCGCTGGTGTAGAACTCCCCGCATCTGCGGTGCTTTTGGATGAATACAATCGCTCTTTTGTTTGGGTCGTCCGTGGTGGAAAAACGATGAGAAAAAATGTTGAAACCTCTCTAGGAAATGGTTCACAGCTTTTGGTGCAGGGAATTGACGATGGTGATTCCGTTGTGGTAAAGGGAATGTCCAAGGTGGGCGAGGGTGACCGAGTTCAAACGGCAAATCAGGCTGTTGCTCGATAG
- a CDS encoding MptD family putative ECF transporter S component: protein MKTTGKKSSNTLVRDLVNVGIFGALYLALSGLGASIGFIPAFIVVSTCVVSLVTSVPLFLFFSKVERPLLCCVLLCMLFGVVMVFSGHGISFGLLCVVYGVLAGLCLKLFHKNFVGCLLANVMISFVPSSMMIPLWSSTEEYLAYCSSVCDKAYIAHLAELSSSYWPLIGLFSFGAAGAVVGGFIARRMMKKHFERIGLAK from the coding sequence ATGAAAACTACTGGAAAAAAATCTTCGAATACGTTGGTGCGTGACCTCGTGAACGTGGGCATTTTTGGTGCACTTTACCTTGCTCTTTCTGGACTTGGAGCGAGTATCGGTTTTATTCCTGCGTTTATTGTGGTTTCCACATGCGTAGTGAGCTTGGTGACGAGCGTCCCGCTATTCCTTTTCTTTTCGAAAGTCGAAAGGCCTTTACTTTGCTGCGTGTTGCTTTGCATGCTTTTTGGCGTTGTCATGGTGTTCTCTGGCCACGGAATTTCTTTTGGTTTGCTTTGCGTGGTGTATGGCGTTTTGGCGGGCCTTTGCTTAAAGCTGTTCCACAAGAATTTTGTGGGATGTCTGCTTGCTAATGTGATGATTAGTTTTGTGCCTTCTTCAATGATGATTCCGCTTTGGTCTTCGACCGAAGAATACTTGGCGTATTGCAGTTCTGTTTGCGATAAGGCTTATATTGCTCATTTGGCGGAGCTTTCTAGCAGCTATTGGCCTTTGATTGGACTTTTTAGCTTTGGTGCCGCAGGCGCTGTGGTGGGTGGATTCATTGCTCGTCGCATGATGAAAAAGCATTTTGAACGCATCGGACTTGCAAAATAG